A stretch of DNA from Cytophagia bacterium CHB2:
GATCAAAATCTTGAATCCAAAGGCCACATTAGGTTTATTTATGGGACTCAGCCAATCCGACATCAATAAGATCATCGATCTCGCGAAAGCATATGGCGCGACGCGTTTGATTCTTTTTGGCAGCGCACTCGAAAGGCCGGAGCAAGCGCGGGATATCGACCTGGCTTGCGACGGAGTGACGGGCTGGAAGCTCTATGAATTGGGTGCGAAACTTGAGGAAATTCTGTGCAGACCCCTCGATCTGA
This window harbors:
- a CDS encoding DNA polymerase III subunit beta, with product MGLSQSDINKIIDLAKAYGATRLILFGSALERPEQARDIDLACDGVTGWKLYELGAKLEEILCRPLDLIPLSPANRFTKLVEARGKAIL